The genomic stretch ttccaacgCATGAAAAtgctgtatttctccatctatttgtgtcatctttgatttctttcatcagtgttttaagttttctatatataggtcttttgtttctttaggtagattcattcctaagtattttattctttttgttgcaatggtgaatggaattgttttcttaatttctctttctgctttttcattgttagtttataggaatgcaagggatttctgtgtgttaattttatatcctgaaacttgactatattcattgattagctctagtaattttctggtggaatctttagggttttttatgtagaggataatgtcatctgcaaacagtgagagttttactcttttttttccaatctggattccttttatttatttttcttccctgattgcaaacattttaataaataaatcattctGAAAAACTTGATGACCATGCATCCTCAGATATCAATTTTCATGATGGAAGAAGTGATGTTaccatttaaaagacaaaaacacttCTACTTTACAGAATGATGCTGAGAAAATGAGCAAAGTAAATTAATAATCCCCCTAGAAAAATCTATTTTTGTCAATAAATGACATTGTAGTCATTAGTAAATTGTTAGCAAGGGTCCATCTCATTAGAGACTGTTCCAAAccaatattagaaaaaataagtaaatatctgATCTAAATTCATACATACCTAtgtgcatatgcacacacatgcaagtAATAAAAACAAAGGGGTTCAGAAGTTTAGGTCATCTCTAAAAGAAGCAAGACAATTTAAACTGTCATGGCAACTTTTAGAGACATAGTTTAAAGGACTAGATGGAGATGAATCTTCTAGAAGTTTGGCATTTCACCACTTGTACCACAGTTTCCTAGGCCCTGCTCACCATGAAATGATATTTTACTTACTACTATCAGGCTAGAAGCACAGAGCTTCACCCAGAAGAGAAAGCCTTTtaccaaagaacaaaatgaaataatattttcaagcCAGAGTGAATccataggaaaaagaaagaactacCATAAGGCAACTCTGATATTAACACATAAGAGAGTTCAAAACTTGCAGACAGactcaaaaaatgaataaaattgaatgtaaaggaataaaagataaacaaaaatgtcATACTTTAGCTAAACTGATGATGCTGAGTGTTTGCACCATCATGAAGGTAATCAGACCAAAGGGCAAAATAAACATCTGCTCTAAAAGTAACATGAGATGATCATCCACTATTGGAGAAACAGGGTCCCAAAGGCCAACAAAGGACTCCCAGTGGAAGGGAACATTCGGGATACGATTAATAATCTTCCCTCATAAATACTCAGTTTTTGAATTCATAGGAGACTATATCCCTTAGGAGAAATAAAGCATAGGTTTCAGATAAGTCTGTTTTTCAGCAAATATGCCAGTTTCTTTCCAAACCAGTATCAGTGTCCAGAAAGATTAACCAGCTGTCTGGGCTGTTGGCTGCCAAATAAGTCATGCCCTCCATCTTACATGCCTTTTGCTGCAGCAAAAACAGACGATAAGTCAGACCCTTGAGTTCTACAAGAAGATGGGTTCAGAAGAGGTAATATAAGACAAGTCTTAGATGTTCATTTTAGCTCTGTCTTCTTTTGTGtggcatgaaaataaaagaatctcaggtttataaattaatttaagcAGATTCATCCCTGCAGCTAAAAAGTCTGGGAATCAGAGAAATGAGGGAGATAAGAACAAGGAAAGAGCTTTGATGTGTATAAATTCTGTTCTTATTAACCAGGAGTTAGATGTACCCAGTCAAAAACAGGTCTTTGGGGAAACAAAAATGTTAGCAAAGTGACATCTGGAAATAACTGACAAAGCAGCTATGAGGAacagggcaggaaaaaaaaaaaaaaacacttaagcCTTCCCTATCTGTAGCTGTGTTTGGCTCTGCCACAGAGAAAATGATGGCCCACTGCCTGTGCAAGCAGGAAGAGCAAGGTGATGACTGAACAGTCCAAATCTGTGAGTTCACTCCCGTATGGTTTACAAAGTCAATGGAATCCCCATACACACCAGTACCAAATACTTCttactgttttctctttcctCGTGGCTACTTTGGCTTCTGGGTAACTCTCAGTTTCTCCTACAGAAGAATTATTCACAGCTTTGCTCTGCCATATATGATCTATTCACAGACTGAAGAGGAAATTTGCAGTGAAGTGTGATACGAAAATTTTTTCCTCTTATCTTTTGTCACTAGTTGCAATCATCAAGATCATCCTTAAAGCTGTAACATTATGTGATCTGAAAAGTATTACATTTTATCATGaatacattaataaatattcTTAGCTAGGATACTGTTATTGAACGTTTCTAGGTTTGTATTCTGCACTTATATTTTCCTGAATAAGTATCATCACTCAATCATGTCACTTGGGTCATCTTCATACAAATGATAACTGTCCCTCAATAACAGAGGGGAtccagaaaataaattaataaattaagacCAAAGGACTGGCAACAGAATCTCAGGTGATTTCAGtggctttgtttttgcttctctCACCATAGAAGTCACACCGTCTTCAAACCTAAGTTTCATTCAGAGTCAGAGAAAGAAGCTTTAACAAAGATGATTAATCAATTTACCAAAACAACTGTAACCTTCCACATCTGTAATTGGATGGGGACAAGAGGAGAGAGTAGAAATCAGAGGAATCCATGTCCAGAGGGCACTTATGACTCCCATCACTGTCCTTAGTTCCTAGAGGTCTCTGCTTATGGGTATCTGATATTTATGACCCTCTGCCTCTAACCACAAGCTAGAAGAATAGCAAGTTTTCTAAGAATCCTGACATCTCAGGCAAAAATCTCAAAAGTCTGTGATATACCAGATCTTCTGGTTTCAACCTAAACCAAGATTTTACAAAAGTATTAAAACATCTAGTAAAAGGACTGTTATGTAGATGTCTAggcttttcatatttttgtaagTTAAAAAACCATGAtgaacactgaagaaatgatggcaCATGACATTTTTTGTCTGGGTTATCAGAACACCTTAGAAGGCTGACATTTATAAGCCTAACATTGATCCAGAATAAAAGTGAAATGCACAGAATGTCATTGTGTTATTTGTTACATTTCTCCTCCTCTTGTGATGCCTAGTATTATGACTCTAATTCCAAATAAACACAGAATTGAAATTCTATGTCTAATATTAAGGGTCTACATATCTTATTCTatagatacaaatataaaatacctaTTTACATTTGCAAGTATTGTCATTTATCTTCTCCAAACTGCTTTTTTGGAGTTTTGCTGGTTATAACAAAATACTGGAAGAGGAATGCAAAAGTCCAAAATTCAAAGACTTATCATATCTAGCATTCTCAAAGTTTGACAGTCTTCAGCGGTGTATTTACATTATTTACTTAATACAGTAATAGAATCTGAGGGACTTACAGATTTCTAAAAGGAAATATTTCTGACGATTAGAGAGTAAGGTCATCTTTGTCTCTGTCATTTTTTCCTCTCCACCTCTTAGGAAGCCGTGAATGTGTCAGGAGTCAACACGGTGACTGAATTCATACTCCTGAGTTTTCCCTGCTCTAGAGAGGTTCAAGTCCTCCTCTTTGTGCTCTTCTCTGTGTCCTACATCCTGACACTGATGGGAAATGGGGCCATTGTCTTTGCAGTGAAGCTGGATCacagactccacactcccatgtACACTCTGTTGGCCAACTTCTCGTTCCTGGAGATGTGTTACATCAACACCACTGTTCCCAATATGTTAAGGAACTTTCTTTCTGAGACCAAAACTATCTCTTTCACTGCCTGCTTCCTCCAGTTCTACTTCTTCTTCTCCATGGGCATTACTGAGACCTTCTTACTGCCCCTCATGGCTTTTGATCGATACTTGGCCATCTGCCGACCTCTCCACTATCCTACCATCATGAGCAGCCGTCTCTGCATGAACTTGGTGGGCCTCTGCTGGGTAACAGCCTTCCTCTGCTATCCAGTCCCTATCTATTTCATCACACAACTTCCCTTTTGTGGCCCCAATATCATTGACCATTTTGTCTGTGATCCTGGTCCTTTACTGGCTCTATCTTGCATCCCTGCCCCTGGAATTGAGCTTTCCTGTTCTATATTGAGCtctcttattatttttatcaccTTCTTCTTTATCCTTTGGTCCTACACCCTGGTTCTCAGAGCAGTGTTGCGTGTCCCTTCAGCTGCTGGCAGACGTAAGGCTTTCTCCACCTGTGGTTCCCACCTGGCTGTGGTATCTCTGTTCTATGGAACCATCATGATGATGTACATCAGCCCAACCTCTGGAAATCCAGCTGGGATACAGAAGATTGTAACCTTGCTGTACTCATCAGTGACTCCACTTGTAAACCCACTGATCTACAGTCTCCGGAACAAGGACATGAAGACTGCCTTGAGAAAAATTCAGATATTTATAAAAACTGGCCAAAGCAAACAAAAGCTCATGAGTGGACCAAgatcataatatttattttttccttcatactcttctccatagtggctgtaccagtttacattcccaccaacagtgtacaaggatttccttttctccacaccctctctgacatttattatttgcagagttttttgatgatgaccatcaAAAAAATCTATTCCAACTCAAAAAATACATCTCTACTTACTGTCTCCAGAAATACAGACCTAAATTCATCTACCTCTGCCTAGACAATATGGACAATAATACAACTGATTAAACCAGACCTTACGATCAAAACAGGACTTGATAGACAGTAACTTGAATTAAATGACCAAATCTGAACTTTAAACCCTTCTCCTATCCTGACTGCCAGTAACTACTTTCCCTTTATCTGAGATCACTCTCCTCTATTGTGTACGTATTCTTACATTTGGTTTTTGTCATAATTGAGGCAAAATGTATTTAATCAATAtccaaaaaattaataatgatcTTAAACACTATGTCATAGTTATTTAGAGAACTCTTTAAAAGAATAGATTCCCAGGTCTTTCTCCAAGTCCCCTaattcagaatataaaattaacaccaGAAATTCCCATTTTAATGTGATTCTGGTATACCTAGACCAGCACCAGTTCACACACTGACCTTACAgagccattattaaaaaaaaacaaaaaacaaaaaaaaacatgacatatagtgagaaataaaaatcttacaATAACTAGTTGGGAAAGTGAAACAAGTTACGGTGAGTAGTACAGGTGATTCAAACACTCATGACAGCAGCAGTGGAAGCTTCTCCTCCCTCTATTCCCAAATCCTCCATTTATAGAATAAGAAATATACTACAGTCTTCTTACCTTTTCCTACCTGTGAAAAATAATTAAGATACCTAGAAGTaggtttgcattttaaaagattagCATGTAGTGACAATATATCAATACTTTGGGGTTAGTTTCAAGAGAAGGAAGTTTGAGTTGAGCACACAGCTCAAAAGAGATAAACACAGACAGAGAGTAAAAGCCAGGGATTCTGAGATATGAGACATGTGTAGTGATTTGGCTCAACTATTTGGTCATAAATAAATTAGTCAAGTTGTCCTCTGGGGTTGATGCATTTCATTCAggcattcagtaaacatttatctCTATTTGAATGCAGAAGATC from Capra hircus breed San Clemente chromosome 10, ASM170441v1, whole genome shotgun sequence encodes the following:
- the LOC102177709 gene encoding olfactory receptor 11H6-like; the protein is MKEAVNVSGVNTVTEFILLSFPCSREVQVLLFVLFSVSYILTLMGNGAIVFAVKLDHRLHTPMYTLLANFSFLEMCYINTTVPNMLRNFLSETKTISFTACFLQFYFFFSMGITETFLLPLMAFDRYLAICRPLHYPTIMSSRLCMNLVGLCWVTAFLCYPVPIYFITQLPFCGPNIIDHFVCDPGPLLALSCIPAPGIELSCSILSSLIIFITFFFILWSYTLVLRAVLRVPSAAGRRKAFSTCGSHLAVVSLFYGTIMMMYISPTSGNPAGIQKIVTLLYSSVTPLVNPLIYSLRNKDMKTALRKIQIFIKTGQSKQKLMSGPRS